The following coding sequences are from one Halorubrum sp. BOL3-1 window:
- the pyrF gene encoding orotidine-5'-phosphate decarboxylase, translating to MDFFETLADRIDAVDSVVSVGLDPDPSRLPDSVADADLPRWAFNRRIIDATHEHAACYKPNAAFYEDPDGWRALRETAAYAEGKGVPVLLDAKRGDIGNTARRYAEALDRVDAITVNPYLGRDSLQPFLDRADKGVFALCRTSNSGGSDLQDLELASGEPLYERVAALADVWNANDNVGLVVGATAPAELETVREIVPEIPFLVPGVGAQGGDAAAAVEHGLASRPDLPVDVGLVNSSRGIVFAGEESSRPGDEATYFGAAGDAAKRLKKRLNRHR from the coding sequence ATGGACTTCTTCGAGACGCTCGCGGACCGGATCGATGCGGTCGACAGCGTCGTCTCGGTCGGACTCGACCCCGACCCGAGCCGGCTCCCCGACAGCGTGGCCGACGCCGACCTCCCGCGGTGGGCGTTCAACCGTCGGATCATCGACGCGACCCACGAACACGCCGCCTGCTACAAGCCGAACGCCGCCTTCTACGAGGACCCCGACGGCTGGCGCGCGCTCCGAGAGACCGCGGCGTACGCCGAGGGGAAGGGCGTCCCCGTCCTCTTAGACGCCAAGCGCGGCGATATCGGGAACACCGCGCGGCGGTACGCCGAGGCGCTCGACCGGGTCGACGCGATCACGGTGAACCCGTACCTCGGGCGCGACTCGCTCCAGCCGTTCCTCGACCGGGCGGACAAGGGCGTGTTCGCGCTCTGTCGCACCTCGAACTCGGGCGGTAGCGACCTCCAGGACCTCGAACTCGCCTCCGGAGAACCCCTCTACGAGCGCGTCGCCGCGCTGGCGGACGTGTGGAACGCGAACGACAACGTCGGGCTCGTGGTCGGTGCGACCGCGCCGGCAGAGTTGGAGACGGTCCGCGAGATCGTCCCCGAGATCCCGTTCCTCGTCCCGGGCGTCGGCGCGCAGGGGGGCGACGCCGCGGCCGCCGTCGAACACGGGCTCGCCTCGCGACCCGACCTCCCGGTCGACGTGGGGCTCGTGAACTCCTCGCGCGGGATCGTCTTCGCCGGCGAGGAGTCGAGCCGTCCCGGCGACGAGGCGACGTACTTCGGTGCCGCGGGCGACGCGGCGAAGCGGCTCAAGAAGCGGCTGAACCGACACCGATAG